A section of the Kluyveromyces lactis strain NRRL Y-1140 chromosome F complete sequence genome encodes:
- a CDS encoding uncharacterized protein (conserved hypothetical protein), with the protein MTSFENRLQGSDNGSVSDDYDVHKTLLKAPGQKHQDVEDVVEVQNYGDDTSVSYKDGLTESDEEGHQIKYKTCSWQHTTGLLLSEYIVLAIMSFPWSYSVLGLIPGLILTAFVAITVLYTGLIVLDYCERFPHLKNVCDIGQHLFWGSKAAWYATAVCFIANNTLIQGLHVLVGAKYLNTVTNHSVCSVGFAAIVAVISFVFSIPRTFSSLSKVAYFSAITMFISVILAMIFAGIQDHPAGYDGTAVTYQLWPKKGTTYVDAMGAFLNIVYTFVGQITYPQFISEMKRPREFKKVLWIVTALELIIFSLAGALIYVYVGNEYMTAPAYGSLTKTYKIISFSFAIPTIVFVGSLYSNISSRFVFFNVFRNSEHLYSHTKVGWLAWIGLLLLTWVGAFVIAEVIPFFSDLLSLMCSLFDCWFGYVFWGMAYLKVKQNKYKQSNPYPYLTKIEKVHFIIAGILITIGIYILGPGLYATVQSIIYNFQSDAYGSVFSCASNGI; encoded by the coding sequence ATGACGTCTTTTGAGAACAGACTTCAGGGTTCAGACAACGGGTCAGTTTCTGACGATTACGATGTGCATAAGACGCTACTCAAAGCACCTGGCCAAAAACACCAAGATGTGGAAGACGTAGTTGAAGTCCAAAACTACGGTGACGATACTAGCGTGTCTTACAAGGATGGCCTCACAGAAAGTGACGAAGAAGGGCATCAGATTAAATACAAGACTTGTTCATGGCAGCATACTACAGGATTATTGCTATCAGAATACATCGTCCTAGCCATCATGTCATTTCCATGGTCTTATTCGGTGTTGGGTTTAATTCCGGGACTTATATTGACTGCATTTGTTGCAATTACCGTCTTGTACACAGGACTTATTGTTTTGGATTATTGTGAACGGTTCCCTCATCTTAAAAATGTGTGTGACATTGGACAACATCTATTCTGGGGCAGCAAGGCTGCCTGGTATGCAACTGCTGTTTGCTTCATAGCTAACAACACACTTATCCAAGGGTTGCACGTCTTGGTCGGCGCCAAATACCTCAATACCGTCACAAATCATTCTGTTTGTTCTGTTGGATTCGCAGCTATTGTTGCTGTCATTTCATTTGTGTTTTCAATCCCAAGAACATTCTCCTCCTTATCTAAAGTTGCATACTTCTCAGCTATTACCATGTTCATTTCAGTTATCTTGGCTATGATCTTTGCTGGAATTCAGGATCACCCAGCTGGCTATGATGGTACTGCTGTAACGTATCAATTATGGCCTAAGAAGGGAACAACATATGTTGATGCCATGGGtgcatttttgaatattgtCTACACTTTTGTTGGTCAAATTACTTATCCACAGTTCATCTCTGAGATGAAAAGACCAAGGGAATTCAAGAAGGTACTTTGGATAGTCACTGCGCTGGAACTTATTATTTTCTCCTTAGCGGGGGCTTTGATCTACGTGTATGTCGGTAACGAATACATGACTGCGCCAGCATATGGATCTTTGACAAAGACTTACAAGATCATTTCCTTCTCTTTTGCCATCCCTACCATCGTGTTCGTTGGGTCCTTATATTCTAACATCTCATCGAGATTCGTGTTCTTCAATGTCTTCAGAAACTCGGAGCATTTATACTCTCATACCAAGGTCGGATGGTTGGCTTGGATTGGCTTATTGTTATTGACTTGGGTAGGTGCCTTTGTGATTGCAGAGGTTATTCCTTTCTTCTCAGATCTATTGTCCTTGATGTGTTCTTTATTCGATTGTTGGTTCGGATATGTATTCTGGGGTATGGCATACCTAAAggtaaaacaaaataaatACAAGCAGAGTAACCCTTATCCGTACTTGACTAAGATTGAAAAGGTTCATTTCATCATAGCGGGAATTCTCATTACTATCGGAATTTATATTTTGGGACCTGGTCTATACGCTACTGTTCAAAGTATCATTTACAATTTCCAATCAGATGCATATGGCTCAGTCTTCAGCTGTGCTTCCAATGGTatttaa
- the NCE103 gene encoding carbonate dehydratase NCE103 (similar to uniprot|P53615 Saccharomyces cerevisiae YNL036W NCE103 Carbonic anhydrase poorly transcribed under aerobic conditions and at an undetectable level under anaerobic conditions involved in non-classical protein export pathway), with protein MSPVASDFVPFTLQSNSNIKDYLKANEKWRSEMQNEHPNLFTLNGQGQDPHTLFIGCSDSRYNENVVGVLPGEVFTFKNIANKVNVEDLTCLATLEFAINVLKVNKIIICGHTDCGGIKTCLKDQRKELPGLQCSHLHQYLQEIDDLIHENKVLLNSPEYQNDLEKQSRLLSILNVKKQYESLLSVDTVQKALENKSIETYGLLYNVDSGKVEMIDL; from the coding sequence ATGTCACCTGTCGCTTCTGATTTTGTCCCGTTCACATTACAATCCAACTCCAATATTAAAGATTATCTAAAGGCGAACGAGAAATGGCGTTCTGAAATGCAAAATGAACATCCAAACTTGTTCACTCTAAATGGTCAAGGGCAGGACCCTCACACTCTCTTTATCGGATGTTCTGATTCTCGTTACAACGAAAACGTTGTTGGCGTACTACCAGGTGAGGTTTTCACGTTTAAGAATATAGCTAACAAAGTCAATGTGGAGGATTTGACATGTCTTGCGACACTCGAGTTTGCTATCAACGTCTTAAAAGTGaacaaaatcatcatctgcGGACATACTGACTGTGGTGGTATCAAGACATGTTTGAAGGATCAAAGAAAGGAATTGCCTGGTTTGCAATGCTCCCATCTACATCAATACTtgcaagaaattgatgatttaatCCACGAGAACAAAGTTTTACTTAACTCACCAGAATACCAAAATGATCTAGAGAAACAGTCCCGTCTGCTATCGATACTCAACGTCAAGAAACAATACGAAAGTTTGCTAAGTGTCGATACAGTACAGAAAGCTCTAGAAAacaaatcaattgaaacttACGGTTTGTTATACAATGTTGATTCTGGTAAAGTGGAAATGATAGATTTATAA
- the IDH1 gene encoding isocitrate dehydrogenase (NAD(+)) IDH1 (uniprot|O94229 Kluyveromyces lactis KLLA0F04103g IDH1 Isocitrate dehydrogenase subunit 1), whose translation MLRQGIAAQKKSFATLAAEQLLPKKYGGRYTVTLIPGDGVGKEVTDSVVKIFENENIPIDWETIDISGLENTENVQRAVESLKRNKVGLKGIWHTPADQTGHGSLNVALRKQLDIFANVALFKSIPGVKTRLNNIDMVIIRENTEGEYSGLEHESVPGVVESLKIMTRAKSERIARFAFDFALKNNRKSVCAVHKANIMKLGDGLFRNTVNEIGANEYPELDVKNIIVDNASMQAVAKPHQFDVLVTPNLYGSILGNIGSALIGGPGLVPGANFGREYAVFEPGSRHVGLDIKGQNVANPTAMILSSTLMLRHLGLNAYADRISKATYDVISEGKSTTRDIGGSASTSEFTNAVIEKLAKL comes from the coding sequence atgttgaGACAAGGTATTGCTGCTCAAAAAAAGTCCTTCGCTACCCTAGCAGCTGAACAATTGTTGCCAAAGAAGTACGGTGGTCGCTACACTGTAACTTTGATTCCAGGTGATGGTGTTGGTAAGGAAGTGACCGACTCAGTAGTCAAGATCTTCGAAAACGAAAATATTCCAATCGACTGGGAAACTATCGACATTTCTGGTCTAGAAAACACTGAAAATGTACAAAGAGCTGTCGAATCTTTAAAGAGAAACAAGGTTGGTTTGAAAGGTATCTGGCACACTCCAGCCGACCAAACCGGTCATGGCTCATTGAACGTTGCTTTGAGAAAGCAACTGGATATTTTCGCCAATGTCGCcttgttcaaatcaattCCAGGTGTCAAGACTAGATTGAATAACATCGACATGGTTATCATCAGAGAAAACACTGAAGGTGAATACTCTGGTTTAGAACACGAATCTGTTCCAGGTGTCgttgaatctttgaagatcaTGACCAGGGCTAAGTCAGAAAGAATTGCTAGATTCGCCTTTGATTTCGCCTTGAAAAACAACAGAAAGTCGGTCTGCGCTGTTCACAAAGCTAACATCATGAAATTGGGTGATGGTTTGTTCAGAAACACCGTTAATGAAATTGGTGCTAACGAATACCCAGAACTCGATGTCAAGAACATCATCGTTGACAACGCTTCCATGCAAGCTGTTGCCAAGCCACATCAATTCGATGTTTTGGTGACACCAAACTTGTACGGTTCTATCTTGGGTAACATTGGTTCTGCTTTGATCGGTGGTCCCGGTCTAGTCCCAGGTGCTAACTTCGGTAGAGAATACGCTGTCTTTGAACCAGGTTCCAGACATGTTGGTTTGGACATCAAGGGTCAAAACGTTGCTAACCCAACTGCTATGATCTTGTCCTCTACTCTAATGTTGAGACATCTAGGTTTGAACGCTTACGCTGATAGAATTTCCAAAGCTACATATGATGTCATTTCTGAAGGTAAGTCAACAACAAGAGACATCGGTGGTTCAGCCTCCACTTCTGAGTTCACCAACGCTGTTATCGAGAAGTTAGCCAAGTTATGA
- the FMC1 gene encoding Fmc1p (similar to uniprot|P40491 Saccharomyces cerevisiae YIL098C FMC1 Mitochondrial matrix protein required for assembly or stability at high temperature of the F1 sector of mitochondrial F1F0 ATP synthase): MSELTLSTYKSLLRSLVRSAKHNKIQQLQQDTKKQIALLTYNRIQLVRQQQEKGLDAMARSKVLKQLSAVGKKIEILKTKDPLKSKELLFYSHSKHLKDIVLSLKDDPRSLQHLKDIAAFVVNQSEYEQLIERYNPGLKMSQEEKVQKTANKVGLQVPE; the protein is encoded by the coding sequence ATGAGTGAGCTAACGTTATCGACATATAAGTCACTATTGAGATCACTTGTCCGTAGTGCGAAGCACAATAAAATCCAACAACTACAGCAAgatacaaagaaacaaatagCCTTATTGACATACAATAGGATCCAATTAGTGAGACAACAGCAGGAGAAGGGCCTAGATGCAATGGCAAGAAGCAAGGTATTAAAACAGCTCAGTGCGgttggaaaaaaaattgaaattttgaagacTAAGGACCCATTGAAATCTAAAGAGCTATTATTTTACAGCCATAGCAAACATCTCAAAGATATTGTTCTATCGCTGAAAGATGACCCGCGTTCTCTTCaacatttgaaagatattGCGGCCTTTGTTGTCAATCAAAGTGAATACGAGCAGTTGATCGAAAGATATAATCCAGGATTGAAAATGTCACAAGAGGAAAAAGTTCAAAAGACTGCTAACAAGGTAGGTCTACAAGTTCCTGAGTAA
- the PHO89 gene encoding Pho89p (similar to uniprot|P38361 uniprot|P38361 Saccharomyces cerevisiae YBR296C PHO89 Na+/Pi cotransporter active in early growth phase) has protein sequence MALQQFDYIFAITMLFAFLDAYNIGANDVANSFASSISSRSLKYWQAMILAALCEFLGAVLAGARVSGTIKNNIISASPFEDDPAVLMLTMACALVGSATWLSIATSIGMPVSSTHSIVGGTIGAGIAAGGAKGVQWGWGGVSQIIASWFIAPILAGCLVTIIFLISKFLVLDVKPIEKAIKNALLLVGFLVFATFSVLTMLIVWKGSPNLKLDKLSGTTTALAIVLTGLVACAVYFIFLYPYYRRRILHRDWTLKWYDIYRGPTFYFKSTDDIPPLPAGQSLTIDYYEGRRFEDETAGDDETQIETSHTADGRDTVEGHIEINDKESVNQSIKLVQTETLQEEKPTTKQLWWSLLKQGPKKWPLLLWLIASHGWTQDVIHSQVYDTGALSTDFKDMYKRSAFYDNRIEFIYSILQAITAATMSFAHGANDVANATAPLAAVYDIWQKNTVESKSDVHTWVLAYCAAALVLGCWTYGYRIIKNLGNKMILQSPSRGFSVELGAAVTTVMATQLSIPVSTTQVAVGGIVAVGLCNRDLKSVNWRMVAFCYSGWFLTLPMAGLIAGILNGIILNAPRYGGDYQLS, from the coding sequence ATGGCTTTGCAACAGTTTGATTACATTTTTGCCATTACAATGCTCTTTGCATTCTTGGATGCATACAATATTGGTGCCAATGATGTTGCCAACTCGTTTGCTTCCTCTATTTCATCTAGATCCTTGAAATACTGGCAGGCTATGATCCTTGCTGCTTTATGTGAATTTTTGGGGGCTGTCTTAGCGGGTGCTAGAGTCTCTGGTACCATCAAGAACAATATTATTTCTGCTTCACCTTTCGAAGATGATCCAGCTGTGTTAATGTTAACTATGGCATGTGCTCTTGTCGGTTCTGCCACTTGGCTTTCAATTGCGACATCTATTGGTATGCCAGTGTCATCGACTCATTCTATCGTTGGTGGTACCATCGGTGCCGGTATTGCTGCCGGTGGTGCCAAGGGTGTCCAATGGGGTTGGGGTGGTGTTTCTCAAATTATTGCTTCTTGGTTTATTGCTCCAATCTTAGCCGGTTGCTTGGTCACtattattttcttgatcTCCAAGTTCCTGGTCTTGGATGTTAAGCCAATTGAAAAAGCTATTAAGAACGCTTTACTACTCGTCGGATTTTTGGTGTTCGCTACCTTCTCGGTGTTGACTATGTTGATCGTTTGGAAGGGTTCTCCAAACTTGAAGTTGGATAAATTGTCTGGCACAACTACCGCATTGGCTATTGTTCTTACTGGTCTAGTCGCTTGTGCTGTTtacttcatcttcttgtaCCCATACtacagaagaagaatcttGCACAGAGACTGGACCCTAAAATGGTATGATATTTACAGAGGCCCAACTTTCTACTTCAAGTCCACTGACGACATTCCACCTCTACCTGCTGGACAATCTTTAACCATTGATTACTACGAAGGTAGAAGATTCGAAGATGAAACTGCCGGAGATGATGAAACccaaattgaaacttcCCACACCGCCGATGGAAGAGATACTGTAGAGGGacatattgaaattaacGACAAGGAATCTGTCAACCAAAGTATCAAATTGGTGCAAACAGAAACTttgcaagaagaaaaaccaACTACCAAACAGCTATGGTGGTCATTGCTAAAACAAGGACCAAAGAAGTGGCCTCTATTACTTTGGTTGATTGCTTCTCACGGTTGGACTCAAGATGTTATTCATTCTCAGGTCTACGATACAGGTGCTTTGTCAACAGATTTCAAGGACATGTACAAGAGATCTGCCTTCTATGACAACAGAATCGAATTCATCTATTCTATCTTGCAAGCTATTACCGCCGCCACTATGTCTTTTGCTCACGGTGCCAATGATGTTGCCAACGCCACTGCACCACTAGCTGCCGTGTATGACATCTGGCAGAAAAACACTGTGGAATCTAAGTCTGACGTTCACACATGGGTTTTAGCATACTGTGCCGCTGCATTGGTCCTCGGTTGTTGGACATACGGTTACAGAATCATCAAGAACTTGGGTAACAAGATGATTTTGCAATCTCCATCCAGAGGGTTCTCCGTTGAACTTGGTGCTGCTGTTACCACTGTTATGGCAACACAATTAAGTATTCCTGTTTCTACTACTCAAGTTGCTGTCGGTGGTATTGTGGCCGTTGGTCTTTGTAACAGGGATTTGAAATCCGTTAACTGGAGAATGGTCGCTTTCTGTTACAGTGGTTGGTTCTTAACTCTTCCAATGGCTGGTCTCATTGCAGGTATCTTGAACGGTATCATCTTGAACGCACCACGTTACGGTGGAGATTACCAATTATCATAA
- the SGA1 gene encoding glucan 1,4-alpha-glucosidase (similar to uniprot|P08019 Saccharomyces cerevisiae YIL099W SGA1 Intracellular sporulation-specific glucoamylase involved in glycogen degradation induced during starvation of a/a diploids late in sporulation but dispensable for sporulation), giving the protein MNNPNTMLSKSSRKPRIPKHSHYFLSFVCISSLLAYYFLLSPFQAGNHNANHSIECPLSRSSPLIEVSDFNRISEFKLQPIPVSKNISRNDFNKWLEEQTEISFYHMFENICHAETSDKFDNCTPGVVFASPSKNKPDYFYHWIRDGAITINTLINTYLDIDRERTLETVLDYVNASLDLQHKSNPSGPADDPLFRNLGEPKYHVDNSAYELVWGRPQNDGPPLRAIALLNFLNQVDDGETEKYNWIFDEVIALDLKFVLYNWHIPTYDLWEEVRAYHFFTSMVQLKALVEGKRYLLTSEAKGVKLSKQLTILLKDIETCIDKIEDFIIDANSGFINHEKGYIVETPSILDERSGLDIAVIMASTLTHDDSIKDMNTVYDSFLFDIDDPFILNHFNELIERMAVLYPINHNRLNTNMGVAIGRYPEDIYDGIDISEGNPWFISTLTSAELIYKLVNKMYHDEKPLLIDPISNKFWTKFFEFGNMKDSLILIPYNTLAFNQTLYTIFKYGDSFLSKVNEHVSNDGSMSEQFNKYHGYNQGAPNLTWSYGTFSNALRWREIVDRFIHPIAI; this is encoded by the coding sequence ATGAATAACCCTAATACGATGCTAAGTAAAAGCTCAAGAAAACCGAGAATACCTAAGCACTCACATTATTTTCTGTCCTTCGTTTGCATTTCTTCGTTATTAGCATACTATTTCCTTTTATCACCATTTCAAGCTGGGAATCACAATGCGAATCACAGTATAGAGTGCCCTTTATCAAGGTCATCTCCACTAATTGAAGTGTCAGATTTCAATAGGATATCTGAATTCAAATTGCAACCAATCCCAGTCTCGAAGAACATTTCAAGgaatgatttcaataaatggTTGGAAGAACAAACGGAGATTTCCTTCTATCATATGTTCGAAAACATTTGTCATGCAGAAACATCAGATAAATTTGATAATTGTACTCCTGGTGTTGTCTTTGCGTCTCCTTCCAAGAACAAACCAGATTATTTCTATCATTGGATTAGAGATGGTGCCATCACCATAAACACTTTAATTAATACGTatcttgatattgataGGGAACGGACTCTTGAGACAGTCTTGGATTACGTGAACGCATCTTTGGATTTACAACATAAATCTAATCCCAGTGGGCCAGCTGATGATCCTTTGTTCAGAAATTTGGGAGAACCAAAATATCATGTTGATAACAGCGCTTATGAACTTGTCTGGGGCAGACCACAGAATGATGGCCCACCATTAAGAGCTATTGCAttgttgaacttcttgaacCAGGTAGACGATGGGGAAACCGAGAAATACAATTGGATATTTGATGAGGTAATTGCCTTAGATTTGAAGTTTGTGTTATATAATTGGCATATTCCAACGTATGACCTATGGGAAGAAGTGCGTGcttatcatttttttacTAGTATGGTTCAATTGAAGGCGCTAGTAGAAGGTAAGAGATATCTTTTAACGTCGGAAGCAAAAGGTGTAAAATTGAGCAAGCAGTTGACTATACTATTGAAGGATATTGAGACTTGTATAGACAAAATTGAGGATTTTATCATCGATGCCAATTCAGGGTTTATAAATCATGAAAAGGGTTACATTGTGGAAACCCCCAGTATTTTGGATGAAAGGTCAGGTTTAGACATTGCTGTGATCATGGCAAGCACCTTGACACATGATGATTCTATAAAAGATATGAACACCGTTTATGATTCCTTCTTgtttgatattgatgatcCTTTCATATTGAATCATTTCAATGAACTAATTGAGAGAATGGCAGTACTTTACCCGATCAATCACAACAGACTTAATACAAACATGGGAGTTGCCATTGGGAGATATCCAGAGGATATTTATGATGGAATTGACATCTCTGAAGGTAATCCCTGGTTTATCTCAACGTTAACCTCTGCCGAATTGATTTACAAATTAGTCAATAAAATGTATCACGATGAGAAACCTTTACTCATTGATCCGATATCGAACAAGTTCTGGACTAAATTCTTCGAATTTGGGAATATGAAGGATTCGCTGATCTTGATACCATATAATACATTAGCGTTCAACCAAACGTTGTACacaatattcaaatacGGTGATTCATTCCTAAGCAAAGTTAACGAGCATGTAAGTAACGACGGATCGATGAGCGAACAGTTCAACAAATATCATGGATACAACCAAGGGGCTCCAAATTTGACATGGTCTTACGGTACTTTCAGCAATGCACTTCGCTGGAGGGAAATTGTCGATCGATTCATCCATCCTATTGCCATATAA
- the XBP1 gene encoding Xbp1p (weakly similar to uniprot|P40489 Saccharomyces cerevisiae YIL101C XBP1 Transcriptional repressor that binds to promoter sequences of the cyclin genes CYS3 and SMF2 expression is induced by stress or starvation during mitosis and late in meiosis member of the Swi4p/Mbp1p family potential Cdc28p substrate), with protein MPSVVGNDQYGVYPTDGTTFQLSPDPLDDYQRYLFVEVYELMRPSLAQFPHALKSQLSIDRKEYKTNTVFESFESQSSGDINEEGSHTLGQENNGKYTNERRQNHRNKSGSLGKLKKSTSLICNEYIIPDISRNPVTQRTFDPHFQPYLQLTPYNILSLEDEQEDTDPNQPCFPDDLSSSDRELRTAINLSNKPGSNITKNQEFRMIKLNAKINQTLIINPNNCIIWNCETGYVFFTGIWRLYQDIMKCLCTTNRQYQQDQSARIHCCKELQKVLFQVIYGKLDKPSKKDSQQKWNKWFQRESFSTYIDLHWHKLNPTLSTLLGQSYDAKIPFERMVKRIRGGYIKIQGTWLPYPVSKELCSRFCYPLRYLLVPLFGPDFPEKCEYWYSQRTEISPSLTASISPKSTNSISTLTSDERDSLNTAQDLLNISRRSSWNEYRHPSIVPQIHLQNRHYRSQSWTGIVQQNPAAEERRKSSDVTLPPIQYLFDDIRNSYLDDPKR; from the coding sequence ATGCCATCTGTTGTTGGGAATGATCAATATGGGGTATACCCAACCGATGGAACTACATTTCAGTTGTCTCCAGATCCGTTGGATGATTACCAAAGATATCTATTTGTAGAAGTGTATGAACTAATGCGACCCAGTTTGGCGCAATTTCCCCATGCTTTGAAGTCACAGTTATCTATCGACCGGAAGGAATACAAGACAAATACAGTTTTTGAATCATTCGAATCGCAATCCAGTGGTGATATAAATGAGGAAGGATCTCATACCTTGGGCCAAGAGAATAATGGAAAATATACCAACGAAAGGCGACAGAATCATCGTAATAAGTCGGGCAGCCTGggaaagttgaaaaaatctACCAGTTTAATTTGTAACGAATATATCATTCCGGATATATCAAGAAACCCGGTGACACAACGGACTTTTGACCCTCATTTTCAGCCGTATTTGCAATTAACTCCATACAACATTCTTTCATTAGAAGACGAACAAGAAGACACTGATCCAAACCAACCATGTTTTCCTGATGatttatcttcttctgacCGTGAGTTGAGGACTGCTATAAACCTGTCCAATAAACCAGGTTCTAACATTAcaaaaaatcaagaatttaGAATGATTAAATTGAACGCCAAGATTAACCAAACACTGATCATAAATCCAAACAATTGCATAATTTGGAATTGTGAAACGGGGTATGTGTTTTTCACTGGTATTTGGAGATTGTACCAAGATATCATGAAATGCTTATGCACCACGAATAGACAATATCAACAAGACCAATCTGCCCGCATCCATTGTTGTAAAGAATTGCAGAAAGTCTTGTTCCAAGTCATATACGGTAAACTGGACAAACCAAGTAAAAAAGACTCCCAAcaaaaatggaacaaatgGTTTCAAAGAGAATCCTTCTCAACTTATATCGATTTGCATTGGCATAAGTTGAACCCTACATTATCAACGCTATTGGGTCAATCCTATGATGCAAAAATTCCCTTTGAACGTATGGTGAAGAGAATTAGAGGAGGATATATCAAGATTCAAGGGACTTGGTTGCCATATCCTGTTTCTAAAGAGTTGTGTTCGAGATTTTGCTACCCCTTGAGATATCTACTAGTCCCATTGTTTGGTCCCGATTTTCCTGAGAAATGTGAATACTGGTATTCACAAAGAACAGAAATTTCGCCGTCCCTCACTGCTTCAATCTCTCCAAAGTCAACAAATTCCATCTCAACTCTCACTAGCGATGAAAGAGATAGCTTGAATACTGCTCAAGATCTTCTAAATATTTCTCGCAGATCTTCCTGGAATGAATATAGACACCCGTCGATTGTTCCTCAAATCCATCTGCAAAATCGTCACTATCGTTCGCAATCATGGACCGGAATAGTTCAGCAGAATCCAGctgctgaagaaagaagaaaatcttcTGATGTCACTTTACCGCCAATACAGTATTTGTTTGATGATATAAGAAACTCATACTTAGATGACCCAAAAAGataa